GGCGGGCGGTCATTTCCCCCGCTTTTGTGATTCCATCCGGATTTCGGCAGCCCTGTGTGTCTCCGCCAGCAGTTGCGCCAGAAGGGCCTCCTGCCCCGGGGCGAGCTCGTACTTGAGGAGCTTGCGGGCTTTGTCCGGGTCCGTCTCGCCGGCCCCGTAGCTGGGGCACCAGGTGGCCACAGCGCACGCGCCGCAGGCCGGCTTGCGTGAATGGCAGACGCGGCGCCCATGGAACACCACCCGGTGCGACAGCATGGTCCAGTCCCGCGGTTCGAACAGTTCGGCGACGTCCGCTTCGACGCGCACAGGATCATCCGATTCCGTCCAGCCGAACCGGCGGGCAAGCCGGCCAAAATGCGTGTCCACGGTGATTCCGGGAATGCCGAAAGCGTTGCCCAGCACCACATTTGCAGTCTTCCGCCCCACGCCGGGAAGTGTCACCAGGTCCTGCAGCCGGGGCGGCACCACGCCGTCGTACTCGTCCACAAGCCGGTTGCACAGGGCCATCACGTTCCTCGCCTTGGCGCGGAAGAACCCGGTGGGCTTGAGGATGACCTCGAGCTCCGCCGGATCGGCCTCCGCCATGCTCCGGGCATCCGGATACCGGGCGAAGAGCAGCGGCGTGATCTGGTTGACCACCACATCGGTGGTCTGGGCGGAGAGCACCGTTGCCACCAGGAGCTCAAACGGGCTGCGGAAGTCCAGTTCGGCGTGCGCGTACGGGTAGGCCTCCGCCAGCGTCCGGTTAATCCTGCGGGCCCGGCGCTTCAACGCCAGCATTGATTCCCCGGACGCCTGCGGTGTGATGCTGCCCGGCTTCGGGGTGCCGGTTTCGGTGGCCATCGGAGTCGGCTAGCCGCGCTCGATGTTGCTGAGGTCGCGCAGCAAGCCCACCCGGCCATCGGTGTGCTGCACCAGGAATTCGTGCCCGCGGTCCTCCAGGGCAAGAACCCACCCGCCGGGTTCGATCACGAACGCGGGCATGCCCGTCCGCTCGTCGACGGCGGTGCGGGGCTGGGCCACGGCGAACCAGAACGCGTCGTGGACCGGCTGGTCCTCATGCTCTTCCGGGCGGCTGGACGGGTCCACTGTGGCACCGATGGGCTCCTGCGACATGACCTGCGGGTGGAGCATCGTTTCTGCGGGCGCCGAGGCTGCGGAGCCCGCGCCGGTTGCGGACTCCCTTGCGGCGGGAACCGCCGCTGCCCGCGTCGCTTGGGCCGCGGAAGGCTCGGGGGAAGAAGGCGCGGAGGCGGACGGCGCGACGGCGGCTGCGTGCGTCTGCCCGGCAGCGGGAGGCACGACGTCGGCAGCCTGGGTTGGCGGCGACGCGGCAGCCTGGGTTGGCGGCGGCGTGGCAGTGCGGCTGCTGCTGCCGGCGGCATCGGCTGCCCCGGCCGCAACGGCCGCGTTGCCGGACCCGGCGGACCCTTCGGACCCCGCGGTGGCCGGTGTGGCAACAACCGTCTGCGCCGATGCACGCTGCGCCTGGCCCTGCTGGACTGAGCCCTGCTGCGCCTGGCCCTGCTGGACTGAGCCCTGCTGCGCCTGGCCCTGCTGGACTGAGCCCTGCTGCGCCTGGCCCTGCTGGACTGAAGCCGGCTGGGTTGAAGCGGGCTGGGCCGTGTTCCGGGCCGCGCCTTCGTGAGTTACTCCGTCGCCTTCGTGAGTTACTCCGTACTGCGGCGCCCCGTGCTGTGCTTCACCGGCAGAAACTCCGGAATGCGGGCGGTTGCCGTTCAGGCCCGCACCCGTTTGAGGCGCACTTACATGAGCCGTACCGGTCGGGGAAGCACCGGTCGGGGAAGTACCGTTCTGAACCGCACTGCCGGTGGCGGACGCACCTCCAGCAGCACCGGCCCCGCCCGCGGCACCCGCCGTCAGGCGCTTCCCCCAACCGGCCAGCGTGCCGGAGCCGGGCTCTTTGGCGGGCTTGGGTTCCTTCGGGGTGCTGGGCTTGCGGAACGGCGCGGCGGATTCGCGGGCCACCACGTGCGCCGGCACTTCCGCGCGGTCCATGAAGTCACCGGCAAGGAACGGAATGAAGCGGCCCAGTACCGTGGCGGCAAAAAGACCCATGGACCCGATCAAAGCCACCAGCATGCTGGGAACGAATGCACCGGCAACGGCCAGGAAGAAGAACGCCAGGGCAAACGATGCAACCACGGAGGCGAACTGGTCAATGGACAGCGATCCGATTCGCACCTTGGACTCGGGGGTGAGGCGGCGGGCCACAAAAAGCGCCGTCACGATCAGCGGCAGGATGATGCCCAGCCCAAGGAAGAACAGGCTGCCCAGGTTCCACAGGTTGTACCGGGAAGCGAACATCGGGATCAGCGACGCCACAAAAAGAATCAGCGTTGACGCGAATACGGTGAGGTCACGGACGGTGAACGGGCCCAAGACCGTTTCGTTCTTCTTTGCCGTCAGCCGGTTTTCCGCAGGCTTTGGCCCTTTCGCGGCGTCGGGCTTGCCGGGGTCCGGCTGGCCGGTTGCCTGACCGGGATGCGGATGGACGGCCTTATGCTGTCCATGGCTTTGCTGGTTCATTCTGTTCTCCTTAGCATGGTGGCGCCCTGGACAGCGCCTCCTAACGGCAGGCAGGAACAGGACCGCAAGCGGTCCCGTCGCCTCCATCGGATGTCACAACTCCATCTCAGCCTAGCCAAGTGCATGGCCGATCACTAGCTGACGGGCCGCAGGCGGACGTGCCGGAATACGGAGGAATTCACCTAGCACATCCGCCTGTTTGCCGGGTGAAAGTATCGCGTTAGGACTGCCCGGCCCAGCTTCCCAGCGCGCGTGTGTAGCTCGCCGGATCATTGCGCGTCACAGCGGAAACCGCGAGGTGGCGGTTGGTGATCCGGCGGGCAAAGTGCCCCGCATACGGAAGCACAATCACGGTGTCCAGGCCGCCCTGCCACGCCGCAATCAGGGCCGGCAGGCTCTGCGGTTCCGGGGCAGCAGCGGCACGGCGTGTCCTCTGTGGCGGCTGCTCGTAGGCGTGCGGACTGCATCGTCGCAACCAGGCGCTGTAGGCGTCGCCGTCGATGCCCTCCCAGCCATACTCGGACTGCCAAAACGGCGGAATCAATGGGTTGAGGTCCCGGCCCGGCGCCGAGACCTCACGAATGAAGCCTGGCGTCGGACGGACTGTGGGGTCCGGCTCCTGCATCGAGTACCACTGCCAGGCGCGTTCCCAGGCACGGTGCCAGCGGGCTTCCCATTCCGTCCGTCCGGGTGCTTCCGGCAGCTGGGATGCACCGATATCCGGAGCCGGGTCAAGCGGCGGAACATCGGCCCCGTCCGTAATTCCCCAGGCCTGGCGGATGAACAGCAGGATGGTCAGGTGCTGCGGGGCGTCGTCCACCCGGATGATCATGTCGTGCGGCCACGGATTGCGCGGCACCGGTTCCGTGAATCTCATGTTTCCCCCAAGTCATCACGAGTTGTGGAGCTAGTCTGCCGGATGCCCGGCTTCCGCACCAGAGACCGCGGTCCCGGCCGTCCCGGAACCACTCGGCGCTTAATAAACGCCGTTCACGGCTCACTATGTGACCGGGCACACTTGCGGTGAGGGGCAGGCGTTAGTGTGTATTCCGGAACAGCTCTTTGCGGTACAGCCGTGATCAGCCGCTGCCCGACGCCGCGCACGCGGCCCGGGTGCGGCCAAGTGACGGACAGTCCCGCGCAGCAAAGATCGATGAATGATGAGGTTCACCATGTCCCAGGACACACCCAGCTCCACGGCCACCGCTGCCCACGCTGAAGTGCCAGCCAACCATGCCCCCACCGGAGCCTCCGGAGCAAACGGAGCTTCCGGAACAAACGGAACTTCCGGAACAAACGGGAACGGCGATGCCTTCGAGAACCTCTCCCACGAGAACCGGAAGTTCGCTCCCTCGGAAGAGTTCGCCGCGAACGCGGTCGTTACCGCCGCGGACTACACGGAATCCGAAGCCGACAGGCCGGCGTTCTGGGCCAGGCAGGCCCGCGAACTGCTCACCTGGTCCAAGGACTTCACCAAAACCCTGGACTGGTCCAACCCGCCCTTCGCCAAGTGGTTTGTCGGTGGCGAGATCAACGCGGCCTACAACGCCCTGGACCGCCATGTGGAGAACGGGCTCGGGGACCGGGTTGCCATCTACTTCGAAGGCGAACCCGGCGACAGCCGCTCCTACACGTACGCCCAGCTCACCGAGGAAGTGAAGAAGGCAGCCAATGCGTTCGAATCCCTCGGTGTGGCCAAGGGCGACCGCGTGGCCGTTTACCTGCCCATGATCCCCGAGGCCGTCATCACGCTGCTGGCCTGTGCCCGGATCGGCGCCATCCACTCTGTGGTGTTTGGCGGCTTCTCCGCCGAGGCCCTGCGCTCCCGGATCGACGACGCCGAGGCCAAGCTCGTGGTCACCGCCGACGGCACCTACCGCCGCGGCAAGCCCAGTTCGCTTAAGCACGCGGTGGACGACGCGTTGTCCCACGAAGGGGACGGTAGCGGCCACACCGTCCGGAACGTGGTGGTGGTCAAGCGCACCGGCCAGGACGTCGACTGGCACGATGGGCGGGACCACTGGTGGGCAGACACCGTCGGGGCAGCCTCCGCGGAGCACAAGGCCGTGGGCCACGATTCCGAGCACCCGCTGTTCATCCTCTACACCTCCGGCACCACCGGCAAGCCCAAGGGAATCCTGCACACCACCGGCGGCTACCTGGCCCAGGGCGCCTACACCCACAAGGCCGTATTCGACCTGCACCCGGAAACAGACGTGTACTGGTGCACGGCCGACGTCGGCTGGATCACCGGCCACTCCTACGTCGCCTACGCCCCGCTGATCAACGGCGCCACCCAGGTCATGTACGAAGGCACCCCGGACTCCCCGCACCAGGGCCGCTGGTGGGAGATCATCGAGAAGTACAAGGTGTCCATTCTCTACACCGCCCCCACCGCGATCCGCACGTTCATGAAGTGGGGCAAGGAGATCCCGGCCAAGTTCGACCTCTCCTCCATCCGCGTCCTGGGTTCGGTGGGCGAACCCATCAACCCGGAAGCGTGGATGTGGTACCGCGACGTCATCGGCGCCAACGCGGGCAAGAACGGGGAGAAGAAGGAGCACCCGGCCCCGATCGTGGACACCTGGTGGCAGACCGAAACCGGCGCCCAGATGATCGCCCCGCTGCCCGGCGTCACCGCCACCAAGCCCGGCTCGGCGCAGGTTCCGTTGCCCGGCATCGCCGTCGATGTGGTGGATGAACTCGGCGAGTCCGTGCCGAACGGGCACGGCGGTTTCCTGGTGATCCGCGAACCGTGGCCGGCCATGCTGCGCGGCATCTGGGGCGACGCGGAACGGTTCAGGGAGACCTACTGGTCCCGGTTCGAGACGATGTACTTCGCCGGCGACGGCGCCAAGAAGGACGAGGACGGCGACGTCTGGCTCCTCGGCCGCGTGGACGACGTCATGAACATCTCCGGACACCGGCTCTCCACCGCCGAAATCGAATCGGCCCTGGTCAGCCACCCGGCCGTGGCCGAGGCCGCCGTCGTGGGCGCCGCCGACGAAACCACCGGCCAGGCCGTGGTCGCGTTCGTGATCCTCCGCGAAGACGCCACGGACACCGGTGACGCGATCGTCCAGGAACTCCGCAACCACGTGGGCAAGGAGATCGGCCCGATCGCCAAGCCCAAGACCATCCTTGTGGTCCCCGAACTGCCCAAGACGCGCTCCGGCAAGATCATGCGGCGCCTCCTCAAGGACGTCGCGGAAGGCCGTGAAGTGGGCGACGCCACCACCTTGGCTGACAACACCGTGATGTCCCAGATCGCCCAGTCGCTCAAAAAGTAACAGGCACCCACGGAAGCCCCGCTCCAGGGGCACCACTCCGCAGGCACCAGCCGGCCCCGTTTTCCCGCCCATCGGCGGTGAAAAACGGGGCCGCAGTGTTTTGTGACGATTCAAACACGAACCGTGCCCAAAATGTTGTTTCCCGTGCTTTCCTGTTCCCTTTTGAGAGGTTATAGTCATGAATATGTGAGGTGCCTCACATCAGCTATTTTTCAAGGGAGAGAACATGGCAGCACAGTTTGATGCGTCGGCGGCCGGCTACCCGAGCCGGCGGAGCATCCTCAAGACCGTCGGCGTCGGTGCGGCAGGCCTGGCCGGCATCCCGTTCCTCGCAGCCTGCACAGGCGGCAGCGGCCCGTCCGCAACAGGTTCCGAGTCCCCCGGGCTGTCTTTCGGGTCGGGTTCCTCGGACGATGTTCCCAAGCGGGCCTACCAGGCCGTCACCGACGCCTTTACCGCCAAGACAGGGAAGAAAGTCACCACCAACGTGGTGCCGCACAATGACTTCCAGAACAAGATCAATTCCTACCTCCAGGGCTCCCCGGACGATACCTTCACCTGGTTCGCCGGGTACCGTATGCAGTATTACGCGGGCAAGGGACTCCTGGCACCGATCGACGACGTCTGGCAGAGCATCGGCGCCAACTACTCAGACGCCCTCAAGAAGGCCTCCACCGGCCCCGACGGCAAGATGTACTTCGTCCCCAACTACAACTACCCGTGGGGCTTCTTCTACCGGAAGAGCCTCTGGGCGGAGAAGGGCTACGAGGTTCCGGAGACCTTCGATGCCCTCAAGGCCCTGGCCACGAAGATGAAAGCGGACGGCATCATTCCCATCGGCTTTGCCGACAAGGACGGCTGGCCGGCCATGGGCACCTTCGACTACATCAACATGCGGCTCAACGGCTACCAGTTCCACGTGGACCTCTGCGCCCACAAGGAGTCATGGGACCAGCAGAAGGTCAGCGCCGTTTTTGACACCTGGTCCGCACTGCTCCCCTTCCAGGACCCGGCCGCCCTGGGCCAGACGTGGCAGGACGCCGCCAAGGCGCTGGAAGCCAAGAAGACCGGCATGTACCTGTTGGGGTCCTTCGTGACGCAGCAGTTCACGGATCCGGCAGTCCTGGCGGACATCGGGTTTTTCGCCTTCCCGGAGATCGCCATGGAGGGCCGGGACGCCGTCGAGGCCCCGATCGACGGCCTGCTGCTCTCCAAGAAGGGCGGAGAGAACAAGGCTGCCCGCGACTTCATGGCCTTCCTGGGAAGCGCCGAAGCCCAGAACGCCTATTCCGCCGTGGATTCGTCGAACATCGCCACGGTCAAGGGCACGGACACGTCAAAGTTCACCCCACTGAATAAGACCTGCGCGGACACCATCGCAAACGCAAAATACATCAGCCAGTTCTTCGACCGCGACGCCCTTCCGGCTATGGCCAACAACGTGATGATCCCGGCCCTGCAGTCCTTCATCAAGGACGGCAAGATGGACGTCAAGAACCTCGAGGCCCAGGCCAAGACGCTTTACGCCGCGCAGTAGTTCCAGCCCACCAGTTCCAGCCCGGTCAGCCGCGCATCGCACGTGACCAGCAGGGAAGGTACGACGACGGCGGCACTGCTTCCGCCGTCGTCGTACCTTCCCTGCATCCGGACAATTCGAGGGAAGACTTCCATGAGCAGCACTGCAAGAGAACTTATTCCGCCGGAATCCCGGGAACCCGAGGGGGCTTCCGCGAAGCGGGGTCGAACCAGACGGGCCAGGGGCGGGCGGGTCCGACGACTGTCCGGACGCGACAAGCTGGTCCTGTCGCTCATGGTGGGCATCCCCACCCTGATCGAGCTGACGCTGGTCTGGCTGCCGATGCTGATGTCGGTGGGCCTCAGCTTCACCCGGTGGAACGGCCTGGAACTGAGCGACATCCGCCCGGCCGGCCTGGCCAACTACCAGTACATCTCCCAGGACTATCCGCCGTTCTGGCCGGCGGTGCAGCACAACATGCTGTGGCTGCTGTTCCTGGCCCTCGTGGCCACGCCGCTGGGCCTGCTGCTGGCGGTGCTGCTGGACCAGAACATCCGCGGCGGCAAGATCTACCAGAGCATTTTCTTCGCACCGGTCATGCTCTCGCTGGCCCTCATCGGCATCATCTGGCAGCTCTTTTACCAGCGCGACAACGGCCTGCTGAACTTCCTGCTTGGTACGGCCGGGACCCCGAAGGCCGTTGACTGGTTCGGGGACTCCTCCGTCAATATCTGGGCCGCGATGATCGCCGCCACGTGGCGGCACGCCGGCTACGTGATGCTGCTGTATCTGGCCGGGCTCAAGGGCGTTGACCCGAGTCTCAAGGAGGCGGCGGCCATCGACGGGGCCAACGGCTTCCAGACGTTCTTCCGGGTGGTCTTTCCGGCAATGCGGCCCATCAACATCGTGATTGTTGTCATCACCATCATCGAATCGCTCCGTGCCTTTGACGTGGTTTATGTCATCAACCGCGGCACCAACGGCCTGGAAATGCTCAGCGCCCTGGTGATCCAGAACCTGGTGGGCGAAGGCCAGGTGATCGGCGTCGGCTCAGCGCTCGCCGTGGTGCTGCTGGTCATTTCCCTTGTCCCTATCGTCTTCTACCTCAGCCGCACCTTCGGCAAGGAGAACAAAGCATGAGCACCACAGCAACCCCCGCCACCCGCGCGGGCACCGCCGCCGGGGTCCGTTCCGGCAGCCGGCGCAAGCGCCACTATGGAACGCATATCTTCCTCACGGCCATGGCCGTCATGTGGCTGGTCCCACTGGGCTGGTCCCTGTTCACCGCCCTCCGCCCGGTGGCGTCAACCAACGAACACGGATATTTCAGCCTGGCGGGCGATTTCAACTTCGACAATTTCACGCAGGCCTGGACCCAGGGCGGCTTCGCCACCTACTTCATGAACTCCCTTATCATCTCGGTTCCGGCGGTGCTGCTGACCCTTTTCCTGGCCTCCCTGATGGCGTTCGCCGTGAGCCGGGTGAACTGGAAGTTCAACATCACCCTGCTCATCATGTTCACCGCGGGCAACCTGTTGCCGCCGCAGGTGCTGGCCGCGCCGCTGTTTGAGATGGCAAAGCACTTCCAGGTGCCGTACTCCTTCAGCGATTCGGGCAACATGCTGAACACGTACATCGTGGTCATCGCGGTCAACATCGCCGTGCAAATGGGATTCTGCACATTCGTCCTGTCCAACTACATGAAAGCCCTGTCCGCCGACCTGACCGAGGCCGCCCTCGTGGACGGCGCCGGCATCTGGCGCCAATACCGCGAAATCATCATGCCGTTGTGCCGGCCCGCCTTCGCCGCCCTCGGCACGCTCGAAGTCATCTTCATCTACAACGAATACTTCTGGCCCCTGCTGTTCATCCAAAGTGGCAACCGCCTCCCCATCACCACTGCCATCAACAACCTCCAGGGCCAGTTCCTGAACAACTACAACCTCCTCGCCGCCGGCGCCGTCATCACAGTCATCCCCACCCTGGTCATCTACCTCCTGCTCCAGCGGCAGTTTGTTGCAGGCCTGACTCTCGGTTCCAGCAAGGGGTAGACCATGATGGACACTGACGGGGACAGCATTCCCCAGCCGTAGCCCGAAAGGAACTCCATGCTCCCCGCAGCACGCCACCAGGCAATCGTGGACGCCGTCCAGCGCGAGAGGGTGGTCCGGGTTTCGGACCTTGCCCAGCAGCTGGGCGTGTCACTGATGACCGTTCGGCGGGACATTGAGCTGCTGGAAGAGGGCGGCAGGGTGGAACGGATCCACGGCGGCGCCAAACTGCCCGGCGATGCCAGCACGCACGAGCCCGGCTTCGAACAGAAATCCACCCAGCTGACGGCGGAAAAACGCGCCATCGCAGTCGAGGCCGCGTCCCTGGTGCACGAGGGCATGGCGGTGGGGCTCGGCGCCGGCACCACCACGTGGGCGCTGGCGAAGGAACTGGTCAACGGCCCGCGCATCACCGTGGTGACCAACTCGATCCGCATCGCCGACCTCTTCCATCACGGCTCGTCGTCAGGCGCCGGACGCTACGGTTCTACCGTGATCCTGATCGGCGGCGAGCGCACGCCGTCGGACGCGCTGGTGGGGCCCATTGCCACGGCGGCCCTCAAACAGCTTCACCTGGACCTGCTGTTCCTGGGCGTGCACGGGATGGATCCCGATGCCGGCTTCACCACCCCCAACCTGTTGGAGGCCGAGACGGACCGCGCATTCGTGTCGGCCTCGCGCAAAGTTGTGGTGGTGGCCGACCACACGAAGTGGGGCACGCAGGGCATGAGCACCATCGCCGCGTTCGAGGAGGCCGATGAAGTCATCAGCGACGCCGGACTCAGCGGGGACGCACGGCGGATTCTTCAGGAAAGCGTCAGCAGGCTGCGGATAGTAAGCGCCGTGTAGCCCGGGAGCCGGTTGCTACGGGCAGCCGCAGGACTGCCTGACCAGCAGCCGTGTCGGGAAGACGAGGTGACGGGGCGCCCCGCCGCGGTCCGCTCCGACCAGCGCGCGCACCGCGGCGTCCGCCATGTCGCGCACCGGCTGCTCCACGGTAGTCAGCGGGGGCCACGAATATTCGGCCTCCACCGAACCATCGAAGGCGGCCAGGGCAATGTCCCCCGGAACGGAAAGTCCAGCTTCATGGAGGGCCCGGAGGATGCCCACCGCCTGCATGTCCGAACTCGCAAAAATGGCAGTGGGGCGGTGTCCCGACGCCAACAGGCGTTTTCCTGCCGCGTAGCCTCCAACCCGGGTAAAGGCGCTGCGCGCGATCGGGCCCTCCGGCAGGCCGGCGGCCTCGAGTGCCTGCAGCCAGCCCTGTTCGCGATCATCGGCCTCATTGGCTGTGGTGGTACCCATGGCGAGTCCGATGTTTGTGTGGCCATGCCCGATGAGGTGTTCCACGGCAGTGCGGGCGCCCTCGGCAAGATCCACGCCGACGCTGGTGACGCCGGCAGGCCTCTCACTGTGGCTTAGCAGGACCGACGAAATCTCCGCCGCTTGCAGATCCGCAAGATCCGGTTCGGAGAGGACGCTAGCAAGCACGACGCCGTCCACCTGGCGGGCGGCCAGGTTGCGGATGTGCCGACGTTCCTTGGCGAGGTCGCCGTCGGAATTAGTCAGGAACAACGCGTAGCCGAGTTCGCCGGCCGCGTCCTCCACCGCGTGCGCCAGCAACGAAAAGAACGGGTTGCTGTTGTCCGGAATGATCAGGCCGATGGTCTCGCTGGACCCCAGTTTCAGCGCCCGTGCGGCCGCATTGGGGCGGTAGCCCAGAACGCGGATCGCGTCCTGGACTTTTGCCTCCGTGGCCGGCGCAACCCGTTTGGGTCCGCCGTTCACCACGTAGCTGACCACGGCTGTGCTCACGCCTGCGTAGCGGGCAACATCCTTGCGGGTTACCGGGCTTCGAGGTGCGTGCACTGCGGGAGTGGTCATGGAGTACATGCTAACTACTCGACCCGCGGAGCGTCGCCAAAGTCGCGGATGGGCAGGCGTTCACCGTTCTGCTGGGCCGAGGCATGAGCGACGATCCCGGGAAGGGTGAACCGCGCGGCGACCCAGGCGTTAACCGGAGGAAGCGTTCCTTCGTTGACCGCGGTCACGAAATCATCCACCAGGAACTGGTGGCTTCCCTCGTGTCCGTTCGGGGCGCCGCGGAATTCCTCGGGCAGGCGTCCGCGGTCGTGCACAGGGGCGAGGCCGGAGATGAACGCATCACGCAATTCCGGTGCGACGTCCGCGAGCGAGGGGTCATCGAGCGGGATGCTGGGCTTGGTCTCCACCTGTTCAGAGATGTCGTGGACATTCTCCTTGTCCTGCCACACCGTGACCTTGGCGAGCTGCTCGAAGCTGGCCTCGGTGCCGAAGAAGCGGAACCGGGACTCACGGATGTGGGACGGGTAGCCAACGCGGCGCATTTCGTTGGTGCGCATGGCGCCGCCGTCGTTCAGCTCGAAGAGCGCGGTGGCGTTGGAGAAGTCGTTGCCGAACATGCTGACGTCCTTGTCGAAGACGCCGTCCTCACGGTCGTCCTTGACGCCGATGCAGCTGACGCTGACCGCGTGGGACGGCAGCGCACCCAGGACACCACCGATTGCATGCGTGGGGTACAGCATCGGTGGGTAGCTCGCCGTCGACTTCCAGGCGTCTCCGCCGCTGTACTGGTAAGCGTCATAGAAGCCGAGGTCCATGTCGTGGACATAGTCGCCTTCGCTGTAGAAGATCCGGCCGAACTTGCCGGCGGCGTGCTGGTTGCGGGCATAGACCGTCGCAGGGTTGTAGTAGCTGGTCTCCCCCATGGCGTAGACGAGCCCGGTTTCCTTCACGGCCTCGATGATGCGCCCGATCTCCTCTTCGGAAACCGCCATGGGAACAGCTGAGTAGACATGCTTGCCGGCGCGCAGCGCCTGCTCCACCAGCGGCCCGTGGGTCCAGCGCTGCGTGAAAATGGCGACCGCGTCGACGTCGGACGCCAACAGTTCCTCGAAACCCGCCTTTGTGCCGTCAAGCCCCCAACGCTCCAGCGCCGCAGCGGCGCGTTCGGGCCGTTCGTCAACGACGTAAACCTGGCTGACTCCCGGGTGGAGCTTGAAGAGATGCGCGAAATGGCCGCCGAACTGTCCGACGCCGACGACTCCGATTGAAAACGCCATTGTTTGCCTTTCCTTGGCTGGCCCGCGGTTCCGGGCGCGAATTGGCCCTAAGTGGGCTTAGGAAGAGTCTTTCACCGCGATCTACTCGAGTCAACGAATATT
This genomic window from Arthrobacter sp. 24S4-2 contains:
- the nth gene encoding endonuclease III, whose product is MATETGTPKPGSITPQASGESMLALKRRARRINRTLAEAYPYAHAELDFRSPFELLVATVLSAQTTDVVVNQITPLLFARYPDARSMAEADPAELEVILKPTGFFRAKARNVMALCNRLVDEYDGVVPPRLQDLVTLPGVGRKTANVVLGNAFGIPGITVDTHFGRLARRFGWTESDDPVRVEADVAELFEPRDWTMLSHRVVFHGRRVCHSRKPACGACAVATWCPSYGAGETDPDKARKLLKYELAPGQEALLAQLLAETHRAAEIRMESQKRGK
- the acs gene encoding acetate--CoA ligase; this translates as MSQDTPSSTATAAHAEVPANHAPTGASGANGASGTNGTSGTNGNGDAFENLSHENRKFAPSEEFAANAVVTAADYTESEADRPAFWARQARELLTWSKDFTKTLDWSNPPFAKWFVGGEINAAYNALDRHVENGLGDRVAIYFEGEPGDSRSYTYAQLTEEVKKAANAFESLGVAKGDRVAVYLPMIPEAVITLLACARIGAIHSVVFGGFSAEALRSRIDDAEAKLVVTADGTYRRGKPSSLKHAVDDALSHEGDGSGHTVRNVVVVKRTGQDVDWHDGRDHWWADTVGAASAEHKAVGHDSEHPLFILYTSGTTGKPKGILHTTGGYLAQGAYTHKAVFDLHPETDVYWCTADVGWITGHSYVAYAPLINGATQVMYEGTPDSPHQGRWWEIIEKYKVSILYTAPTAIRTFMKWGKEIPAKFDLSSIRVLGSVGEPINPEAWMWYRDVIGANAGKNGEKKEHPAPIVDTWWQTETGAQMIAPLPGVTATKPGSAQVPLPGIAVDVVDELGESVPNGHGGFLVIREPWPAMLRGIWGDAERFRETYWSRFETMYFAGDGAKKDEDGDVWLLGRVDDVMNISGHRLSTAEIESALVSHPAVAEAAVVGAADETTGQAVVAFVILREDATDTGDAIVQELRNHVGKEIGPIAKPKTILVVPELPKTRSGKIMRRLLKDVAEGREVGDATTLADNTVMSQIAQSLKK
- a CDS encoding ABC transporter substrate-binding protein; its protein translation is MAAQFDASAAGYPSRRSILKTVGVGAAGLAGIPFLAACTGGSGPSATGSESPGLSFGSGSSDDVPKRAYQAVTDAFTAKTGKKVTTNVVPHNDFQNKINSYLQGSPDDTFTWFAGYRMQYYAGKGLLAPIDDVWQSIGANYSDALKKASTGPDGKMYFVPNYNYPWGFFYRKSLWAEKGYEVPETFDALKALATKMKADGIIPIGFADKDGWPAMGTFDYINMRLNGYQFHVDLCAHKESWDQQKVSAVFDTWSALLPFQDPAALGQTWQDAAKALEAKKTGMYLLGSFVTQQFTDPAVLADIGFFAFPEIAMEGRDAVEAPIDGLLLSKKGGENKAARDFMAFLGSAEAQNAYSAVDSSNIATVKGTDTSKFTPLNKTCADTIANAKYISQFFDRDALPAMANNVMIPALQSFIKDGKMDVKNLEAQAKTLYAAQ
- a CDS encoding carbohydrate ABC transporter permease, encoding MSSTARELIPPESREPEGASAKRGRTRRARGGRVRRLSGRDKLVLSLMVGIPTLIELTLVWLPMLMSVGLSFTRWNGLELSDIRPAGLANYQYISQDYPPFWPAVQHNMLWLLFLALVATPLGLLLAVLLDQNIRGGKIYQSIFFAPVMLSLALIGIIWQLFYQRDNGLLNFLLGTAGTPKAVDWFGDSSVNIWAAMIAATWRHAGYVMLLYLAGLKGVDPSLKEAAAIDGANGFQTFFRVVFPAMRPINIVIVVITIIESLRAFDVVYVINRGTNGLEMLSALVIQNLVGEGQVIGVGSALAVVLLVISLVPIVFYLSRTFGKENKA
- a CDS encoding carbohydrate ABC transporter permease, with amino-acid sequence MSTTATPATRAGTAAGVRSGSRRKRHYGTHIFLTAMAVMWLVPLGWSLFTALRPVASTNEHGYFSLAGDFNFDNFTQAWTQGGFATYFMNSLIISVPAVLLTLFLASLMAFAVSRVNWKFNITLLIMFTAGNLLPPQVLAAPLFEMAKHFQVPYSFSDSGNMLNTYIVVIAVNIAVQMGFCTFVLSNYMKALSADLTEAALVDGAGIWRQYREIIMPLCRPAFAALGTLEVIFIYNEYFWPLLFIQSGNRLPITTAINNLQGQFLNNYNLLAAGAVITVIPTLVIYLLLQRQFVAGLTLGSSKG
- a CDS encoding DeoR/GlpR family DNA-binding transcription regulator translates to MLPAARHQAIVDAVQRERVVRVSDLAQQLGVSLMTVRRDIELLEEGGRVERIHGGAKLPGDASTHEPGFEQKSTQLTAEKRAIAVEAASLVHEGMAVGLGAGTTTWALAKELVNGPRITVVTNSIRIADLFHHGSSSGAGRYGSTVILIGGERTPSDALVGPIATAALKQLHLDLLFLGVHGMDPDAGFTTPNLLEAETDRAFVSASRKVVVVADHTKWGTQGMSTIAAFEEADEVISDAGLSGDARRILQESVSRLRIVSAV
- a CDS encoding LacI family DNA-binding transcriptional regulator, which produces MTTPAVHAPRSPVTRKDVARYAGVSTAVVSYVVNGGPKRVAPATEAKVQDAIRVLGYRPNAAARALKLGSSETIGLIIPDNSNPFFSLLAHAVEDAAGELGYALFLTNSDGDLAKERRHIRNLAARQVDGVVLASVLSEPDLADLQAAEISSVLLSHSERPAGVTSVGVDLAEGARTAVEHLIGHGHTNIGLAMGTTTANEADDREQGWLQALEAAGLPEGPIARSAFTRVGGYAAGKRLLASGHRPTAIFASSDMQAVGILRALHEAGLSVPGDIALAAFDGSVEAEYSWPPLTTVEQPVRDMADAAVRALVGADRGGAPRHLVFPTRLLVRQSCGCP